The region GGGATTTGTCGTACCGGACGTGTCAATTTTCCAAAGACGAATCCGATTTGCCGCTTCTTTGCCAAGCCGCTGGGCCAGCTGGGCCTTATAGAGACTGTCGGGCTTAACAAAATTGTTGGACTGCTCCCACCAGCCGTCGCCTTCGAATTCCCCCCAGCATCCGAAGGCCCAGTTCCAGGCGGTCGGGGGCTTGGCGCATTCGAGAATCGCCGCATCACACTGCCAGAGAACACAATTGGCGCCGGTCCATCCGATGCCCTCGCCCCGGCTGCCGCGATGGCCCACCCGCAGGGCGTTCCCATCAATTCGGACATTGTCGTAGAGGACGCCGCAGGCCCAGCTTTCCAGCGGCCCGCTGTCCTCCAGCGGCTCCTTCGCCCAGCATTGTACAAATGCATTCGGCCCCGGTGCGCAGTAGCCGACGGAAAAATCGTGCCGCCCCCGTTCAGACCAGCACCGAAGAAAAAGGGTCATCTGGCCCATCGTAAAAAAGGTGTTTCTTCGCCAGCCGCCTTCCTCGGATACGGGCTCCAGAGACAGGCAATCCTCCACCGTAACCCATTTGGCTGTTTCCCAGACGGCCGCCAGCGAACCGGCAAAATGAACAGCCGTCAAGCGGCGAACCCAGACGTTTTCCGCATTCTCAATCGTAACGACCATCCAGGAATGATTCTCATCCTTGGGATTGGCCCGATTGTATTCCGACACACAGCGGAGATTTTCCACCCCGATATGATGAATCCGTCCGGGCCACTGGTATTTTTGAACGGTGCCTCCGCCCCACCGCTGCTCGAGGGCCGCCGTCAGCGGGGCATCCAGAACAATCCGCTCCCCCTCGACGGCACGAATCACCCGGTCCCAACGGATATCCCGCGAACCGGCCTTCCAGTCAAACTGACCTTTGAGCCCGCCGCCGAATCGATTCATTCCGATATGCTCAATCCACTCCCGCGTGCTCGGTCGGGTAATCATCACTGTATCCCCGACGGAAAGCCCCTCCGTATTCTCCAGACGAAGAGAATACGAGCCAACCGGAACAATTTCATCCTGAACCCGAACCGCCTGCCCCACGGACCGGTCATTCTTTCCGGCAATCCGAATAAGGGTTCTGCGGTCCGTGCCGGCGGCAATCAGAACCGTGCCGTTCTCGTCCATTCCCTCGCCGCGCAAGACCACCCCGGAAGAGCGAAGAACCAAACCGCCCTGCAGGATATATCGTCCCCGACGCAGGAGTACGGCCCCCCGAAAGCCGTCATTATTCAAAGGCAGCGAAGAAACATACTCTATGGCCGCCTGAATCCGAGCCGTATTATCCCCCTCGACGGGCTCAACAACCACCCGTACAGGGATATTAGGAATCGGTTTATCACCCCCCTCATAACCGCAGTGAGAAAAATCCGGAAGCCGGTTGCCCTGCGAATCGGCACCGTACTGAAGGGTTTCATTCGAATCAATTTTCAGGAAAAAGTCAGGTGCTTGATTCTCTGCTCCGATGGCTGCCCATGACAAAAAAACCATCGGAAGCAGCAAACCGGCCGCGGCGGGAAAGAAATTCTTCATCGAAATCAACCCTTGCTGATTTTTATGAATTTGTCAAAAGCCAACCTGCCTTGTCCGCTTTCCGTCTGCACCACAAAAAATTTGAAGAAAGACTGCCTGCGGGAAAAAACATCTAAAACGCATTATACTCCGGCATATCTTAGAAATGAACAAGGCAATCTTGCGCCCCAAAAAAGAGCATTTCGCGCAAAACATCGGTCCCAAAAAACTCATGCTCGATTGTAACAATTAGGTGTCAGGTTTTTTTCAGTGCGTCCAATTTGGCCTGGAGGATTTGGGAAACGATTTTGGGATTGGCCTGTCCGCCGGATTTCTGGATGACCTGGCCCATCAGAAACCCGAGGGCCTTTTTGGCCTTTTTGCTTTCCTGCACCACATCCTGCACAGCCTGCGGCTGCTCGGCAATCACAGCATCCACCAACGCTTCAATCTGTCCGCTGTCGCTGCTTTGAATCAGATTCCTCTCTTTGGCAATCGCTTCCGGATCGCCGCCTTCCCGGGCAATCTGCTCAAAAATCTGATTGGCAGCAGTGGCACTGACCAGTCCTTCCTCCGTCATTTTGGCCAGTTTGGCCAGCGATTCCGGTGTCATGCGAAGCTGGTCAACCCGGACAGATAATTCATTGGCAATCTTGAGTCCTACCTGCGTCAGCAGATTGCAGACCCGCTTGGGTTCGGCTCCGAGCCGCACGGTCCGGTCAAAAAACTCCGCCGTTGCGCGTTCGGCCGTGAGCACCCCCGCATCATAGGCGCTCAGCCCGTATTGATTTTCAAAGCGCTTCTGCATCTGAAGCGGCAGTTCGCCCAAACGGCCCTCCAATTCCTTCAGCTCTACCGGCGACAGCCGCACCGGCACCAAATCCGGCTCCGGAAAATACCGATAGTCGTGGGCCTCCTCTTTTTCCCGCTGCAGAACCGTTACCTCCTGCACATCATCCCAGCCGAAGGTCTTCTTGTTGCCCATCTGAAGCGTCTGTCCGGTTTCCAGAAACTCCTCATACTGCCGCTGCGCTTCATAGGCAATGCTCTTTTCCAGCGCCCGGAAACTGTTGAGATTCTTGACCTCTGTAATCGGCGTTTTGAAAATCTGCCCGTTCCGCCGGATATGCAGATTCACATTCGGCTCAAACCGCATATGCCCTTTCTGCATATCCCCTTCCGAAACGCCCAGAAAACGGACAATCCGCCGGAGCTCCTCGGCCATCGCCCGCACTTCCGCCGGGCTGTTCATATCCGGCTCCGTAACAATCTCCAAAAGCGGAGCTCCGGCCCGATTCAGGTCCACCGCCGTATAGCCGCCCAAATCGTGAATATTCTTGCCGGCATCCTCCTCCAGATGCACCCGTCGGATGCGGACTTTTTTCATTCCGCCGCCTTCCCCCGGAATCTCGATATATCCATCCTTCCCAATCGGCAGGTCGTACTGGCTGATTTGATAATTCTTGGGCAAATCCGGATAGTAATAACTCTTGCGGTCCCACTTGGTAAAGGAAGCAATCTGACAATGCAGGGCCATCGCCGTCAGCACGGCATACTCAAAAGCCGTCCTGTTCATCACCGGCAGCACCCCGGGCATTCCGATGCAGACCGGACAGACCCGCGTATTCGGCGGCTGCCCGTAAGCCAGTTCACAGCCGCAGAACATCTTGGTGCGGGTTGCCAAATGAACATGAATTTCCAATCCAACGACTATGGTATATTCTTTTTCAGCCACGGATATCCACCGAATTCTATCTTATAATTCTCTTATACTCCAATCCATTCGGGCCGAAGTTCATCAAAAAACCCAGTCTTAACTTCGTCGCCTTTAAATAATTTAAAACCTGGGCAAAATGGGCTTTTGAAAAACCTTCCGCTGTTTTGATTTCTATGACAATTTTATTTTCAACAAGAATATCAGCAAAATATTCTCCGATTATTTTCTCCTTAAAATAAACAGGAACGGCTTTCTGCTGCTCTGCAAGAACCCCGTTTTCATGCAAGGCCAATAAAAAAGCGTTTTCATAAACTTTTTCGAGAAATCCATATCCCAAATCGTTATAAACCTCAAAGGCACTTTTTAGGATTTTGTCCGTTATATCCTTATATAATAATTCCCTCTGAGGATTCATTTTATTTTTAATCCGTGTTAATCCGCGGCCAATGCCGGCATTCGCATATGCCAGTCGGTCTGCGACTCAAACATCCGGGCGATTCGCAGCAGCATCGACTCTGTAAACGGGGCTGTCACAATCTGAAGTCCGATTGGAAGCCCCTGTCCGTCCAGGCCGCAGGGAATACTGACGGCCGGCACCCCCGCCAGATTGACGGCAATCGTGTAAATATCCGCCAGATACATCTGAAGCGGGTCGGCTGTCTTCTCTCCGAATCGGAAAGCGGTCGTGGGACTGACCGGCATCATCAGGCAGTCCGCCTGCTCAAACGCCCGTGTAAAATCATTCCGAATCAGATTCCGCACCTTCAGGGCCTTCAGATAATACGCATCATAGTAGCCGCTGGAGAGGGCAAAGGTGCCCAGCATAATCCTCCGCTTGACCTCCGGCCCGAGGGCCTCGTCGCGGGATTTGGAATAGACCTCGATGTAATCGCCGGCCCGCGGGCTTCGATAGCCGTAATGCACGCCGTCATAGCGGGCCAGATTGCTGGAGGCCTCCGCCGTCGCAATCACATAATAGGCGCTGATGGCATACTCAAAATGGGGCATC is a window of Anaerohalosphaeraceae bacterium DNA encoding:
- a CDS encoding GxxExxY protein, whose translation is MNPQRELLYKDITDKILKSAFEVYNDLGYGFLEKVYENAFLLALHENGVLAEQQKAVPVYFKEKIIGEYFADILVENKIVIEIKTAEGFSKAHFAQVLNYLKATKLRLGFLMNFGPNGLEYKRIIR
- the gatB gene encoding Asp-tRNA(Asn)/Glu-tRNA(Gln) amidotransferase subunit GatB, whose protein sequence is MAEKEYTIVVGLEIHVHLATRTKMFCGCELAYGQPPNTRVCPVCIGMPGVLPVMNRTAFEYAVLTAMALHCQIASFTKWDRKSYYYPDLPKNYQISQYDLPIGKDGYIEIPGEGGGMKKVRIRRVHLEEDAGKNIHDLGGYTAVDLNRAGAPLLEIVTEPDMNSPAEVRAMAEELRRIVRFLGVSEGDMQKGHMRFEPNVNLHIRRNGQIFKTPITEVKNLNSFRALEKSIAYEAQRQYEEFLETGQTLQMGNKKTFGWDDVQEVTVLQREKEEAHDYRYFPEPDLVPVRLSPVELKELEGRLGELPLQMQKRFENQYGLSAYDAGVLTAERATAEFFDRTVRLGAEPKRVCNLLTQVGLKIANELSVRVDQLRMTPESLAKLAKMTEEGLVSATAANQIFEQIAREGGDPEAIAKERNLIQSSDSGQIEALVDAVIAEQPQAVQDVVQESKKAKKALGFLMGQVIQKSGGQANPKIVSQILQAKLDALKKT